CGCATAAGGTCGCCGAACCGGGCGTCGCGGAACATTTGCATGTGCCCGCCCGACGGCAACGAACGTAGGCGGAGCGGCATGTGTTCGTAATAGGCCTGCATCGCCATCGCGCGGCGCATCATAAACAGCGCAGGCGGCGTCCCGTCCTGATCGTGATCGCCTGCCCAATTGTTGTCGATCTCATGGTCGTCGAAGCTGACGAACCAGGGCGCTGCGGCATGTGCGGCCTGCAAATCCCTATCGGCCTTATATTGCGCGTAGCGCCGGCGATAATCGACGATGGACTGGATTTCCTCGCCGACATGACGACGGATCGGGGTAACCACCCGCCCACCGATCCGCCGCGGCTGCGGACCGCGGTCACCGCCTTCGTAGATATAATCTCCGTAGTGGAAGACGAAGTCGATCGGTTCCTCGGCGATACGGCGCCATACGGTGTAGAACCCCTCCTCGTAATGCTGGCATCCCGCCACCGCGAAGCGTAACCGGTCGAGCCGCGCGCCGGGCGCCGTCAACGTCGCGCTCCGGCCGACCCCGCTGCGGCGCCCGCCGCAGGTGAAGCGATACCAATAGGGCCGCCCCGGTGCCAGGCCAGCCACCTCGACATGGACCGAATGCGCCAGTTCGGGATGGGCGATGGCCACCCCCGATTGCGCCACACGGCGAAAATCGGGATCGGCGGCGACCTCCCATGTCACGGTGACGGGCGCCGGGAACATGCCGCCATCGATCGCCATCGGTTCGGGCGCGAGCCGCGTCCAGATCACGAAGCCGGTCGCATCGGGATCGCCCGATGCTACGCCCAGCGTGAACGGATCGGCGGCAAAGCCCGGCGCATCGATCAGGTTGCGCTGCGCGAGCGCCGCGGTGCCGCCGCCCAGCCACAGGATCGGCAGGGCTGCAAGGACCCGCCGGCGGTCGATCTGGCTCATTCCTCCCCTCCCCGGATCAACGCAGGATGACGTGCAAGAACGCCGACCGACCGTAGTAATCGATCTGGCTGACCGAATTCAGGCGTTCGCCGATCGCCATTGTCGGCTTCGAATTGAACACATTGGCCAGCTCATACTTGAGCGTCACTCGCTTGCCGACCACGTGCCACAGCGCGGCGTTGACGACGGTCAGCGGCATGCGCGCCGAGTCGTCCTGCGGCAGCGCGCCGATCCCGCGCAATGCGGTCGTACGGTGCGAGACGGTGGTGCTGAACGCACCGTCGATGGCCGGCAGCTGCACCTTCACGCCGCCGTTGGCGATGAAGTTCGGCTGGTACATCAGCCGGTCGATCGTCCGCGTCCCGCTGTCGGTCGCGACGCGCATCGACCCGCTCAGCACGGTCGCATTGAAGAACGGATCGAACCGGACGCCGAGCAACTCTACGTCGCGCTTCGAGATCTGGAATTCGATGCCGTAGAGTCGCGAGCTCTCGGCGTTCATCGGCTCCCGGACGCTCGTCACGCCGTTCGGGCCCTGCTGCACCGACCGCAACAGGAAGATGTCGTCCTTGATCCGCTTGGCAAAGGCCGTCAGTCCGATGATGCCGTCGCCGCCGAGATAGCGTTCGATGCCGATATCGAAATTGTCCGACTGTCGCGGGCGCAAATCGATGTTCCCACGGCTGATGACGCAGTCGGTGTCGCCGTCGTCATCCAACCCGCAGGTGACGCTTTCGACCCGCGCTATGTCGCCCGGCACCGGCCGGCCGAGCGTGCGGCTGTACGACGCCCGTAGCCGCAGGTTCTGGTCGAAGTCGTGAATACCGTGAAGCGAGGGGAGCAGAAATGCATAGCCGCCGCCACGCCGGCGCAGGCCCGCCTGCAACACGCCGTTCGCCTGATACGGCTGATAAGCATCGAAATCGACCAGGTCGTACCGTAGCCCGGCGATGATCTTCGAAGCGGCACCCAGCCCGTAGTGGAACGAAACATACGGTGTCCACAACCGCTCGACATAGCGATAGTCGCTGATCGTCCGTTGCGTTGCGCTGGATGCGGCATCGACGGTCAACGTCGGCAACAGCTCGGCGCGGAGCTTCTGATAGTTGATGAACGGGAAGCTGATCGGCGATCCGATCGGACGATAGTGGGGGTCGTAGAGATAGGCATCCACATTCGCGCCGGTGCGGTAGATTGTGACATCGAGGTCGCGGTCGAGATCGAGGCGGCGAAATTCCATGCCCAGCGCGAGGCCCGCCCCCCGGTCACGCGGGCCGGTATTGCGGGCGTAATCCAGGCGAACGTTGCTGAGCGTTTCGGTCGCCGAGTGATCCGACATCTGCGCACCGCTCAACCGGTATCCGGTGGTGAAGCCGATGTTGGGATTGCTAACGCCGGTCGCGCGCGGGATTACCTCGCCGTCGTCGTCGCCGGCTTCCCAGTCGAGCGTTACCCCCGTCGGAAATACGCGCGCGACCAACGACGGCTGCTGGTTGTCGAACAACGCCTTGGTGTAGCCAGCACGCAACTGCAGCGAGGACACATCGTCGGCCCAACCCAGGCTCGCAATGCCCCCCAGCGTCTTCTTGTCCCAATTATCGAAGCGATAGCGGGTATACAGGCTGTTGGCGCTCGAGCGGCCACCGGTCGGCGTGGTGCCCAAGATAGTGCGGGCGGTAAAGATGTCGTTCTTATTCATCGACGACGATTCCCACATGCGGAATCCGAAGCCGAGCAAAGCGGCGCGGACGTTTGGGGCGACCTGCCATTCCAGCTTCGCGCTGCCACCCGCCGTCTGCAGCCGATTGGTATAGCTGCCGAAACTATGGTCGCCCGGCACGATCCGCCCGTCCCAGCCGGGCGTATCCGGCCCGGCCAAATTCTTGCCGCTGCGGTCGAAATAGGTCTTCACGACCTGCCACCATTTGCCCGAATTCCGCACCCGGCTCTGGTAACGGCCGGTCAGCGTCAGGCCGAACTGCCCGTCGCTGCCGAAGCGGTTGGAATAGACGCCCTTGAACCCGCCGCCCCAGTGTCGCCAGCTCTTTTCCGCGGCGAACCGACCGTCGGGACCGGCCAGGCCAGAATAGATGCCGAACGCATCCAGAGACAGATACCGACGGCGAAGATCCAGGGCACTGCGCGTCACGAGATTGACAACCCCGCCGATGGCCCCACCGTCCTGTTCAGCGGTGAACGTCTTGTAGATGTCGGTGCGCTGCGCAAGTTCCGCCGGGATGATCTGCAGGTTGATCTGGCGTGACCCTTCGCCGTCGTTGCCGATCGTCGCCAGCGTGATGCCGTCGATCTTCGTCTGATTCAGGTCCGGCGCGATACCGCGAATGATGACGAAACGCGGTGAATCGCCCTCGTCCTCGGTCGTCACGCCCGGCAGCAGCCGCAATTGTTCGGCGACACCGCCGTCCGGCGCCAGCGACGCGACGTCGTCATAGGGAATGGTGTCGACGGTCGCGACCTGCTGCGACTTCACGGCGACGATGCTCTTCTTGCTTGTCACGATGACGTCGGTCCGCGCCGCATTCGGCCCGTCCGACTGGTCCTTGTCCGATGCGAACGCCGGAGCCACGCCCATGATGGACACGACGGCCGCGCCAGCCAACCGCGCAACGCCGCGCGACGAAACTTTGATGAACACGAAAAATCCCCCGCCCTGAGAGGTGGCCGCTTGCGGCCACGCGAATGGCCTCTCCTGTGAATGCGGGACGATGCTGCGGCCGACGCCCGACCGCACCCCGCTTGGCGATGAGCCTGCTAGGCAGTCGACATGACGGCGGTGTGCCAGTTTGCGGTCGGGCCGATGACGGCATCAAAACAGTCTTGTGACACCTCTTAGGATGCCTGTTGCAGTTTTCAGGGGAGTCACGGAACGCAACGCGGACGTCGCGTCGCTGACGCATGCCGCCGACGCCGTTACGCCGACGAATGCTGCATCGATCGCATCGCCGACATGTGCCGGCGACGTCAGCTCAGAGGTAGAGCGGCTGCAAGAACAAGTGGACGCTGTTGCGCTCGCGCGGATCACCGGAGAGGTTTCCGCGGATGGCGTCGGCTACCGGGCCAGGTGCGCCAAGGTCACCGTGTGCCGATGACGCACCGGCACAGGGCCGATCGCGAAAGGCATCCCGATTCCCAGCTCGACGTACGGCCTATCCGGCGGACCTCGTGACGCGGTTGAGGAAGTCGAGGAAGGTCGCCTTCTCGAGATCGGTGAAGCCGGTGAGCAGCTCATCTTCACAGGTGTCGAGCCGCTGCGTACAGTCCTCGAGCAGGGCCGCGCCGCGGGGCGTGACCGTCAGCGCGAAGGCGCGGCGATCGATCGGATCGGTGTCCCGCACGATCAGTCCGGCGTCGACCAGTTCGGTGATGAACGCGACCATGTTCGCGGGCTTGATACCAAGGAGGCGGCCCGCGGCACCTTGATTGACCCCCGGGTTTACCGCGACGACGGACAGGATCCCGATCAGGATCTGCCGCATTCCGGTTCCCTCGACAGCGTGCGTGAAGTCGGCGGAGAAAATCGCGGCGGCGCGGCGCAAATTGTAGCCGATGCGTTGGCTCACGACCCCGATGTCGTGGCTCGGTTCTTCCATCACGATATACCCTATCGGCCGCGCTCGCGGAAATAGAGCTGCATATATATAGTTGATTTTACGCCACGTCCATCGCTCTGCGGCGACCGACGTGGCAGCCTGCCGTGACAGATCTAGCGGTGAAAAACCCCGTACATGCGATCCAACGCGGCATCGAACAGCGGACGCTCCTCTGCGCTCAGCTGGGCCAACACCTCGGCCTCGACGCCGAGCATGATCGCAAACAGTTCGTCGAGGATCTTCTCGCCCGCAGGCTCGATCGTCAGCGAGTGGCGGCGGCGATCGACGGTCGAACGCGTCCGCCGTGCCCATCCCCGTCGTTCGAGGTCGTCGACGATCTGCACGGTGATCGATTTGTCCAAACCGACCGTGCTGGATAGCTCCTGCTGGGAGATGCCGGGATTGGCTTCGATCAGCGCCAGCGACGAGAACAGACCGGCCCGGATGCCATAGTCGGTCGTCGCCGCCGCGAAACCCGCCGACAGCTGGTTCTGCACACGGCGCATGCGAAAGCCGACATAGTCCCCCAGCCGTCCGAGCCGAAGCCGGCTGGGCGCATCGCCGTTGCTCGTCTTGCTGTCGTCCCGTTGCCCCGCCACTCGCCCCGCTTCCCACCAAAATGAAGTTGTTGACAGATTGTTGAATTTATCTACTGTTTTGCAGAACAAGAGTACTAGACGGGCCGGTGTGCAGTCTGTCAATCAAAAGGGAGGGGTCGTGTCCGACGCAATCGTCGATGCTGCAGCGGTGCAGGGTGACGAAGCGCGTGCGACCCGCCCGACGGGACCCGCGGGCAAGATCGCCTTCGCCATCGGCGCGACCGGCCTGATGCTCGCCATGGCGGCGGACGGCATCGCCGTCCTGGGGCGGCACACCGGCTTCCCGTTGCTCGGCGCGATCGAGATCGTGCAGGCCGCTATCGCCTTGATCGCCACCTCGGCGATGGTCAGCGTGACGCTGGCACGCAGCCATGCCGCGGTCCATATCCTGACCGAACGTCTGCGCCCGACGTGGCGCCTGAGGCTTGCGATCCTGGCCAATGTGCTGGCGGCGATCACCGTCGGATTGCTGGTGGCAGGCTCGATCCTGCTGCTGGTCGACCTGTGGGGCGGGTTCGAGCGGTCGGAACTGCTGCACGTTCCCTTGCGCTGGCTGCGCGTGCTGATGGTCGTCGCCCTGTTGCTGGTGGCCGGCATTTTCGTTCGGCACGCCGTGACAGGGGCAGAGCATGACGCCTGAGCTGATCGGCCTGATCGGCATCCTCGGCCTGCTCGTCCTCCTGACGTTGGGCGTGCCGATCGGGGTCAGCCTGGCCCTGACCGGCATCGTCGGCATCGCGGTCATGATTTCGCCCGAAGCGGCGCTGGCGAAGGCAGGCGTCGTCGTGTTCGAGGTCGCGACGAAGTACGAACTGGGCGTGCTGCCGCTGTTCCTGCTGATGGCGCATCTGTGCTTCGCGGCGGGGGCCAGCCGGGATTTCTTCGACGTGGCGGCGCGGTTCGTCGGGCATCGCCGCGGCGGCCTGGGACTGGCGTCGATCGCGGGCTGTGCCGGGTTCGGCGCGATCAGCGGGTCCAGCCTGGCGACGGTGGCGACGGTCGGCTCGGCCGCGCTGCCGGAAATGCGGCGCGCGGGCTATAGTCCCGGCTTTGCGGCAGGGGCGCTGGCGGCGGGCGGCACGCTGGGGGCGCTGATCCCGCCATCGGGTGCGCTCATCGTCTTCGGCATCATCGCCGAACAGTCGATCGGCAAGCTGTTCGTCGCAGCCGTCGTGCCGGGCTTCACCCAGGCGCTGTTCTACATGGTCGCCATCGGGGTCCTGTGTGCGCTGCGTCCCGACCTCGGCCCACCCTCGGAGCGGGTACCCTGGGCATACCGCATGCGCGGGCTGCTGGGGATCGCCGACATCATCCTGCTGGTCACCTTCGTCATCGGCGGGCTGATGATCGGCTGGTTCACGCCGACCGAAGCCGCCTCGGTCGGGGTCGTCGCCGCCTTTCTGCTGTGCGCGGTCCGAGGCGCCTTCAACCGCACGGCGATCGGCGAAGCCTTTGCCAAGACGCTGTCGACGACGGGGATGATCTACCTGATCATCTTCGGGGCGATCCTGTTCGCCACCTTCATCAGCGTGACCGGTATCGCCGACCTGATGTCACAGACGGTGCGCGACCTGCATGCGAGCCCCGCGCTCGCGATCATCGCGATGGCGGTCCTGTTGCTCGTCCTCGGTTCCTTTCTCGACGGCCTGGCACTGATGCTGCTGACGACGCCGATCTTCCTGCCGATCGCGATGGAGCTCGGCTACAGCCCGATCTGGTTCGGCATCTTCCTGGTCCGCACGATGGAGATCGGTTTCGTCCATCCCCCGCTCGGGCTGAACGTCTATGTCATCCAGGCGATCGGAAAGGATATCCCGCTCAGCGCGATCTTCCGCGGCATCGTTCCGTTCCTGGTCGCCGATTTCGTCCACCTCGCCATGCTGATCGCCTTCCCGCTGGTCACGTTGTGGCTTCCCAGCGTGACCGCCGGCTGATGCGCATCCTCCCGATCCTCGCGGCGCTGCTGCTGGCCGGCTGTTCCGCCGCGCCGGCGCCGAAGGCCGATTATGTGCTGACCTATGCCAGCCCCTATCCGCCGAGCCATCCGTTCGGTCTGGCGGACCAGGAATGGATGCGCTGGGTAACTGCCAAGAGCGGCGGGCGAATCGCCTTCAAGCCCTATTGGTCGGGCGCGCTGCTGTCGTCGGACATGAGCATGGAAGAGATCCGCCACGGCATCGCCGATATCGGCCTGATCACGCCCATCTACTCGCGCGGCGGCGCGCATCTGCTGCGCGGTCAGGCAGCCTTCTATGGTGGGGTGCGCGACATTCCCGATCAGGTTGCGGTCTATGATTGCCTCGCCGCGCGTTTCCCACAGTTCGGCCGCGAGACCGAAGGGTTGCACGTGCTGGCGGTCCAGGGTGGCAATTTTCCCGGCATCCTGACGCGCACCCGCCCGGTGCGCACGCTCGCCGACCTGCGGGGCTTGCGGCTGCGCGCGCAGAGCGACGCGATCGACATTCTGAGGCAGCTCGGCGCCGACCCGGTGAACATGCCGATGGGCGAAGTCTATTCCGCGCTGGCCAAGGGCGTCATCGACGGCGTCGTCGCGCCCGCCGACACGATCCGCAGCCTGCATTTCGCCGAAGTCGCCCGGCACTTCACCGCGCTGCGCTTCAGCCGCGGCGCCTATCCGGCCCGCGCCATGTCCGATCGCGCCTGGCGCCGCCTGCCCGCAGACCTTCAGGCCGTATTGGCGGCAGGCAAGCCGGTGTGGGAAGGTGCGCTCAATACGCAGTTGCTGAAGGCCGAAGCCGCCGGCCTCGACTATGGCCGGCGAGAGGGCATTCGCTTCTACGCCCTGCCCGTGCAGGAGCAGCGCGCGTTCGACGCGCTCTATAACAAGGACGCCCGCGCCCAGGCCGTGCGTCTGCGATCCGTCGGTATCGACGCGCTGCCGATCTACGAGGCCGCACAGCGCCTGATTGCGGCCGGACCCATCCAATGTTCGAAGGAGGACGCGCGATGAGCGCCCCGCTCGCCGGCGTGAAGGTCGCCGATTTCTCCTGGGTCGGCGCCGGCCCGCGTGCGACGAAGGACCTCGCCGATCTTGGTGCGACCGTCATCAAGATCGAATCGCGCAAGCGCCTGGACCTGGGCCGTTTGAGCCCGCCGTTCGCCGGCGGAAAGCGCGATCCCGACGCATCGACCTTCTTCGCGATCACCAACACCAGCAAACAGGGAGTGACGATCAACCTGGGCGATCCGCGCGGGGTGGAGGTCGCCAAGCAGCTGGTCGCCTGGGCCGACATCGTCGTCGAGAATTTCAGTCACGGCTACATGGACCGCATCGGCCTGTCGTTCGACACGCTGCGGGCGATCAAGCCCGACATCATCCAGGTAAGCGTCAGTGTCGCGGGACGCACCGGTCCGCTGGGGACGATGCGCGGCTATGGCAATTCGGCGGGCGCGCTGTCGGGGATGGCGGCATTGTCGGGCTGGGAGGACCGCGGGCCGCACATGCCACCGTTCGCGTACGGCGATGTCGTGGCGCCGATGTTTGCGACCGTCGCGATGCTCGCCGCGCTCGAGCATCGCCGCAGGACTGGCGAGGGACAGCTTATCGACATCAGCCAGGTCGAGCCGCTGGTCCATGTCATGGCCGATGTCTTTGCGGAGCGACAAGCCGGCAAGTCGGAAAAACCCGGCAATCGCGACGCCGGGATGGCGCCGCACGGGGCCTATCCGGCGCGCGGACACGACCAGTGGGTTGCGATCGCGGTGCGCGACGATAGCGACTGGGCGCGGCTCGCCGAACTCGCGGCGATCGACGATCCCCGTTTCGCGACGCTCGCCGGACGCAAGGGCGCGGAGGAGGCGCTGGATGCTGCGCTGTCGGCATGGACGCGCGGGCAGGACAAGCATGTGCTGGCCGACCGCCTGTCCGCCGCCGGCATCCCGGCCGAACCGGTCGCGGACGGACGCGACGTCTTTACCGACCCCGAGCTGATCGAGCGCGGCCACTTTCGCCCGATCGCTCATTCCAAGCTCGGCGCCTGTGACATGCCGGCGCCACCCCTGCGCTTTTCCGAAAGCACGATCGCGGTCGGTCCACCGCCCAATCTGGGCGAACATAATCACGCCGTGTTCGTCGACCTGCTCGGTATGGACGCCGATGAGGTTCGCGAGCTTGTCGAGACGGGGGCGCTCGCATGACGGGGATGCTGTCGCACCTGATCGTCTTAGACCTGACGACGGGACTTGGCGAAATGGCCGGGCGGATGCTCGCCGAACTCGGCGCCGATGTGGTCCGCCCGACGCCGGGTGTGCCCGCCTGGACGCACGGTAGCCGACAGGTGTCGGCGGAGGAGGCCGATGCTCTGCTCGGCCGCGCCGATATCGTGTTCCGCAACGCCGGCCGCGATCACGACGCGCTCGCCGTGGCCAACCCGGCGCTGATCGACGTGGTCGTCGCTCCGTTCCTGCCCGGTGGGCCGAACGAGGGCCGGCCCGAAACCGATCTGACGCTGATGGCGCGATCGGGGCTGATGACGATCGTAGGCGATCCCGACCGCGCACCACTGACCCTGCCGGGGCGGCAGGCCTATGCGCTGGCCGGCATCCAGGCGGTGATCGGCGCGCTGACTGCGCTGCATGCGCGTGCCGCCACGGGGCGCGGACAGCTGGTCGAAGTCTCGGCCTATCAGGCGGCGGTGCTCGCCAATTACCGCGAGCCGCTGACCTATGGCTGGACGGGACGTGTCGGCGGCCGGACCGGCAATCTGCTGATCCGCGGAAAGTCTGGCGTACGCCAGATCTGGCCGTGCGCAGACGGGTGGGTGACCTGGGCGCTGGTCGACAATCCGCCGATGATGCGCGGCATGGTCAAGGTTCTGGGCGACACGGCCGGACCGCTCGGCGCAGTCGATTGGGACGCGGTGCTCGTCGCCGACCTGCCGCGCGAGACCCTGCTGGACTGGGAAGCGATCGTCGAGAGGTTCTTCCTGCGCCACACGCGCGCCGAACTGGGGCGTATGTCGACCGAGAACGGCCTGGGGCTGTCGTGGATCGATACGCCGGAGGACGCGCTGGCGAGCGAGCATCTGCATGCGCGCGGTCTCTGGCGCGACGTCGACGGGATGACGTTGCCGGGCCCCTTGTGGGTGTCGTCGCTGGGGGACGCTTCATGAACGCGCTTCGCGGACTGACGGTCGTCGATTTCAGCAAGTTCCTGCCCGGCCCCTATTGCACCTGGCTGCTCGCCGAACTGGGTGCCGGGGTGATCCGCATCGAGAATCCGCGCGAACTGGCCAAGCAGCGCAAGGTGTTCGGCTGGGATAAACTGTCGGAGGAAGAGAACGCCCGGCTACGCGCCCGCGACGTCTTCGCCCGCGGCAAGAAGAGCGTGCTGATAGACCCCGGCAGCGAGGATGGTCGCGCAGCGATCCACAGGCTGATCGCCGACGCCGATGTGCTGGTCGAGGATTATCGCCCCGGCGTGATGGCCGACATGGGCTATGGCTGGCCCGAGATGGCGGCACTCAACCCGCGGCTCGTCTATTGCTCGGTCACGCTATGCGGCCAGACAGGCCCCTATGCGCGCCGCCCCGGGCATGATCCGGTAGCGTTGGCGATCGCGGGCGCATTGTCGCGCATGGGGGAGGATCCCGAGCGTCCCGCCTTCCCCGGCGTCCCCGTCGCCGATCTATTGAGCGGATCGAATGCGGTCATCGGCATTCTCGGCGCCCTGCTTGCCCGCACGACGACGGGACGCGGCCAGCATGTCGACATCGCGATGTCCGACGCCTCGCTGCCGCTGGTCGCCAACGTCCTTTCGCGCAACGTCGATCTCGCCCACGCGCCGCCCAAGGGCATGCACCGTGCCGACAGTGGCATCTGGCGGACCGCCGACGGCCTGTACGTCGTGACCACCGACATGGAGCCGCGCTATTGGCGCTTGTTCGTCGAAGCGATCGGCTTGCCCGATTTGGCCGACCGCCAGATGGATCGCGCCGCCTGGCCCGAAATGAAGGCGCGCATCGCCGAGCGGA
The nucleotide sequence above comes from Roseomonas aeriglobus. Encoded proteins:
- a CDS encoding alkaline phosphatase D family protein, with translation MSQIDRRRVLAALPILWLGGGTAALAQRNLIDAPGFAADPFTLGVASGDPDATGFVIWTRLAPEPMAIDGGMFPAPVTVTWEVAADPDFRRVAQSGVAIAHPELAHSVHVEVAGLAPGRPYWYRFTCGGRRSGVGRSATLTAPGARLDRLRFAVAGCQHYEEGFYTVWRRIAEEPIDFVFHYGDYIYEGGDRGPQPRRIGGRVVTPIRRHVGEEIQSIVDYRRRYAQYKADRDLQAAHAAAPWFVSFDDHEIDNNWAGDHDQDGTPPALFMMRRAMAMQAYYEHMPLRLRSLPSGGHMQMFRDARFGDLMRGFFLDTRQYRSDQAQGDGDLVQGPDVFSPQRTMLGDRQEAWLFDGLASSDTRWNLIAQQVRLMSMHYIKPGEAQPVASMDQWTGYMHSQRRLLTHIADRCPGNVMTVSGDAHRHYTGDLILDDGRIASSEFLATSVTSGADGVGDDDDFTKRVRAETPAIKAMTDRRGYVLCDVTRDQFRGDLKIVDTVTTPEGRLSTYASFAAERGKPGLHSV
- a CDS encoding outer membrane beta-barrel protein, which gives rise to MFIKVSSRGVARLAGAAVVSIMGVAPAFASDKDQSDGPNAARTDVIVTSKKSIVAVKSQQVATVDTIPYDDVASLAPDGGVAEQLRLLPGVTTEDEGDSPRFVIIRGIAPDLNQTKIDGITLATIGNDGEGSRQINLQIIPAELAQRTDIYKTFTAEQDGGAIGGVVNLVTRSALDLRRRYLSLDAFGIYSGLAGPDGRFAAEKSWRHWGGGFKGVYSNRFGSDGQFGLTLTGRYQSRVRNSGKWWQVVKTYFDRSGKNLAGPDTPGWDGRIVPGDHSFGSYTNRLQTAGGSAKLEWQVAPNVRAALLGFGFRMWESSSMNKNDIFTARTILGTTPTGGRSSANSLYTRYRFDNWDKKTLGGIASLGWADDVSSLQLRAGYTKALFDNQQPSLVARVFPTGVTLDWEAGDDDGEVIPRATGVSNPNIGFTTGYRLSGAQMSDHSATETLSNVRLDYARNTGPRDRGAGLALGMEFRRLDLDRDLDVTIYRTGANVDAYLYDPHYRPIGSPISFPFINYQKLRAELLPTLTVDAASSATQRTISDYRYVERLWTPYVSFHYGLGAASKIIAGLRYDLVDFDAYQPYQANGVLQAGLRRRGGGYAFLLPSLHGIHDFDQNLRLRASYSRTLGRPVPGDIARVESVTCGLDDDGDTDCVISRGNIDLRPRQSDNFDIGIERYLGGDGIIGLTAFAKRIKDDIFLLRSVQQGPNGVTSVREPMNAESSRLYGIEFQISKRDVELLGVRFDPFFNATVLSGSMRVATDSGTRTIDRLMYQPNFIANGGVKVQLPAIDGAFSTTVSHRTTALRGIGALPQDDSARMPLTVVNAALWHVVGKRVTLKYELANVFNSKPTMAIGERLNSVSQIDYYGRSAFLHVILR
- a CDS encoding MarR family transcriptional regulator, whose protein sequence is MEEPSHDIGVVSQRIGYNLRRAAAIFSADFTHAVEGTGMRQILIGILSVVAVNPGVNQGAAGRLLGIKPANMVAFITELVDAGLIVRDTDPIDRRAFALTVTPRGAALLEDCTQRLDTCEDELLTGFTDLEKATFLDFLNRVTRSAG
- a CDS encoding MarR family transcriptional regulator, translated to MAGQRDDSKTSNGDAPSRLRLGRLGDYVGFRMRRVQNQLSAGFAAATTDYGIRAGLFSSLALIEANPGISQQELSSTVGLDKSITVQIVDDLERRGWARRTRSTVDRRRHSLTIEPAGEKILDELFAIMLGVEAEVLAQLSAEERPLFDAALDRMYGVFHR
- a CDS encoding TRAP transporter small permease subunit produces the protein MSDAIVDAAAVQGDEARATRPTGPAGKIAFAIGATGLMLAMAADGIAVLGRHTGFPLLGAIEIVQAAIALIATSAMVSVTLARSHAAVHILTERLRPTWRLRLAILANVLAAITVGLLVAGSILLLVDLWGGFERSELLHVPLRWLRVLMVVALLLVAGIFVRHAVTGAEHDA
- a CDS encoding TRAP transporter large permease, which produces MTPELIGLIGILGLLVLLTLGVPIGVSLALTGIVGIAVMISPEAALAKAGVVVFEVATKYELGVLPLFLLMAHLCFAAGASRDFFDVAARFVGHRRGGLGLASIAGCAGFGAISGSSLATVATVGSAALPEMRRAGYSPGFAAGALAAGGTLGALIPPSGALIVFGIIAEQSIGKLFVAAVVPGFTQALFYMVAIGVLCALRPDLGPPSERVPWAYRMRGLLGIADIILLVTFVIGGLMIGWFTPTEAASVGVVAAFLLCAVRGAFNRTAIGEAFAKTLSTTGMIYLIIFGAILFATFISVTGIADLMSQTVRDLHASPALAIIAMAVLLLVLGSFLDGLALMLLTTPIFLPIAMELGYSPIWFGIFLVRTMEIGFVHPPLGLNVYVIQAIGKDIPLSAIFRGIVPFLVADFVHLAMLIAFPLVTLWLPSVTAG
- the dctP gene encoding TRAP transporter substrate-binding protein DctP; the encoded protein is MRILPILAALLLAGCSAAPAPKADYVLTYASPYPPSHPFGLADQEWMRWVTAKSGGRIAFKPYWSGALLSSDMSMEEIRHGIADIGLITPIYSRGGAHLLRGQAAFYGGVRDIPDQVAVYDCLAARFPQFGRETEGLHVLAVQGGNFPGILTRTRPVRTLADLRGLRLRAQSDAIDILRQLGADPVNMPMGEVYSALAKGVIDGVVAPADTIRSLHFAEVARHFTALRFSRGAYPARAMSDRAWRRLPADLQAVLAAGKPVWEGALNTQLLKAEAAGLDYGRREGIRFYALPVQEQRAFDALYNKDARAQAVRLRSVGIDALPIYEAAQRLIAAGPIQCSKEDAR
- a CDS encoding CoA transferase, whose translation is MSAPLAGVKVADFSWVGAGPRATKDLADLGATVIKIESRKRLDLGRLSPPFAGGKRDPDASTFFAITNTSKQGVTINLGDPRGVEVAKQLVAWADIVVENFSHGYMDRIGLSFDTLRAIKPDIIQVSVSVAGRTGPLGTMRGYGNSAGALSGMAALSGWEDRGPHMPPFAYGDVVAPMFATVAMLAALEHRRRTGEGQLIDISQVEPLVHVMADVFAERQAGKSEKPGNRDAGMAPHGAYPARGHDQWVAIAVRDDSDWARLAELAAIDDPRFATLAGRKGAEEALDAALSAWTRGQDKHVLADRLSAAGIPAEPVADGRDVFTDPELIERGHFRPIAHSKLGACDMPAPPLRFSESTIAVGPPPNLGEHNHAVFVDLLGMDADEVRELVETGALA
- a CDS encoding CoA transferase, with translation MTGMLSHLIVLDLTTGLGEMAGRMLAELGADVVRPTPGVPAWTHGSRQVSAEEADALLGRADIVFRNAGRDHDALAVANPALIDVVVAPFLPGGPNEGRPETDLTLMARSGLMTIVGDPDRAPLTLPGRQAYALAGIQAVIGALTALHARAATGRGQLVEVSAYQAAVLANYREPLTYGWTGRVGGRTGNLLIRGKSGVRQIWPCADGWVTWALVDNPPMMRGMVKVLGDTAGPLGAVDWDAVLVADLPRETLLDWEAIVERFFLRHTRAELGRMSTENGLGLSWIDTPEDALASEHLHARGLWRDVDGMTLPGPLWVSSLGDAS
- a CDS encoding CoA transferase, which gives rise to MNALRGLTVVDFSKFLPGPYCTWLLAELGAGVIRIENPRELAKQRKVFGWDKLSEEENARLRARDVFARGKKSVLIDPGSEDGRAAIHRLIADADVLVEDYRPGVMADMGYGWPEMAALNPRLVYCSVTLCGQTGPYARRPGHDPVALAIAGALSRMGEDPERPAFPGVPVADLLSGSNAVIGILGALLARTTTGRGQHVDIAMSDASLPLVANVLSRNVDLAHAPPKGMHRADSGIWRTADGLYVVTTDMEPRYWRLFVEAIGLPDLADRQMDRAAWPEMKARIAERIATRPRDEWLDLFARAGTQYAPVLTIAEALDDPHNVARGMAIDVALPGGGTARQIGSPVRLGDTAPARAASAPGADTRAVLAALGYSDSQITALEGRLS